A genomic stretch from Vibrio neptunius includes:
- a CDS encoding acetolactate synthase 3 large subunit translates to MTAMLSGAEMVVQSLIEEGVEQIFGYPGGSVLDIYDALHAKTDQIKHVLVRHEQAATHMADGYTRATGKPGVVLVCSGPGATNTVTGIATAYMDSIPMIVISGNVPNNLIGNDAFQECDIVGVSRPIVKHSFLVKKAEDIPEIMKKAFYISTTGRPGPVVIDLPKDVMNPQVKLPYEYPTSIAMRSYKPTTTGHKGQIKKALKALLEAKKPVLYVGGGAVISEADEQLLKLSEALNLPVVSTLMGLGAFPGTHKNSLGMLGMHGVYEANMAMHNADLIFGIGVRFDDRTTNNLEKYCPNAKVMHIDIDPSSISKNVKADLPIVGSAEKVLASMVSLLEEQGSTNDGEALQSWWDDIQTWRDRECLSYESTPERIKPQQVIEVLHKLTNGDAYVASDVGQHQMFAALYYPFNKPRRWINSGGLGTMGFGLPAGLGVKFAKPDEEVVVVTGDGSIQMNIQELSTALQYDIPVKIINLNNRFLGMVKQWQDIVYQGRHSNSYMSSVPDFVAIAEAYGHAGIRIETPDQLESGLKQALEMKDRLVFVDINVDETEHVYPMQIKGEGMDKMWLSKTERT, encoded by the coding sequence ATGACAGCAATGTTGTCCGGTGCGGAGATGGTTGTTCAATCTCTGATCGAAGAAGGCGTAGAACAAATTTTTGGGTACCCTGGCGGTTCCGTTTTGGATATCTACGATGCGCTTCATGCTAAGACAGATCAAATTAAGCACGTCTTAGTTCGTCATGAACAAGCGGCTACCCATATGGCAGATGGCTATACCCGTGCCACTGGCAAGCCAGGCGTGGTTCTGGTGTGCTCTGGTCCCGGCGCGACCAATACTGTGACAGGTATTGCAACCGCGTACATGGACTCGATTCCAATGATCGTGATTTCAGGTAACGTACCTAATAACCTGATTGGTAATGATGCTTTCCAAGAATGTGACATTGTCGGTGTTTCGCGCCCTATTGTTAAGCACAGCTTCTTGGTTAAGAAAGCGGAAGATATTCCTGAAATCATGAAGAAAGCTTTCTATATTTCGACGACAGGGCGTCCTGGCCCGGTTGTTATTGATCTGCCGAAAGACGTGATGAATCCGCAGGTCAAATTGCCATACGAATATCCTACCAGTATTGCAATGCGTTCATACAAGCCAACCACAACGGGCCATAAAGGTCAGATCAAAAAGGCTTTGAAGGCATTACTAGAGGCGAAAAAGCCTGTTCTTTACGTCGGTGGCGGCGCTGTTATTTCAGAAGCTGATGAGCAGCTTCTGAAGTTATCAGAGGCGTTAAACCTACCTGTTGTCAGCACTTTAATGGGGTTAGGCGCCTTCCCAGGTACGCATAAAAACTCGCTTGGTATGTTGGGGATGCACGGTGTGTATGAGGCCAATATGGCGATGCACAACGCAGACTTAATTTTTGGTATCGGTGTGCGATTTGATGATCGAACCACCAACAACCTAGAAAAATATTGTCCGAATGCCAAAGTGATGCATATTGATATCGATCCGTCGTCTATCTCGAAAAACGTCAAAGCAGATTTGCCTATTGTTGGCTCAGCAGAGAAAGTTCTGGCGAGTATGGTGTCACTCTTGGAGGAGCAAGGCTCCACCAACGATGGTGAAGCACTACAAAGCTGGTGGGATGATATCCAGACTTGGCGTGATCGTGAATGTTTGTCTTATGAATCCACGCCTGAGCGTATTAAACCTCAACAAGTTATTGAGGTTCTGCACAAGCTGACAAATGGCGATGCGTACGTTGCTTCTGATGTGGGTCAACACCAAATGTTCGCAGCGCTCTACTATCCGTTTAATAAACCACGTCGCTGGATTAATTCTGGTGGTCTAGGCACGATGGGCTTCGGTTTGCCAGCTGGTCTAGGGGTTAAATTTGCTAAGCCTGATGAAGAGGTCGTAGTGGTGACTGGTGATGGCAGTATCCAGATGAACATTCAGGAGCTGTCGACGGCGTTGCAATACGATATCCCAGTTAAGATTATTAACCTAAACAACCGTTTCCTAGGCATGGTGAAACAGTGGCAAGACATTGTTTACCAAGGAAGACATTCTAACTCATATATGAGCTCCGTTCCGGACTTTGTTGCGATTGCAGAAGCATACGGACATGCGGGAATTCGCATTGAAACGCCAGACCAACTTGAGTCTGGTTTAAAACAAGCATTAGAAATGAAAGATCGTTTAGTGTTTGTGGATATCAATGTTGATGAAACTGAGCATGTATACCCAATGCAAATTAAAGGCGAAGGTATGGACAAAATGTGGCTAAGCAAAACGGAGAGAACGTAA
- a CDS encoding long-chain fatty acid--CoA ligase — translation MANLDFHIVKRIREQIAKSGDRIALKHKVGDMWNGISWKQFGQQVDALSLALLAHGIRIQDKIGIFSNNMPQWTVADFAALQIRAVTVPIYPTNTAAQSAYILQDADVRVLFVGEQAQFDAAVSIFNQCEQLELIVAMSDDIDVGEHGFAIRWQRLIANVDKTQQQELDTRLEQANLDDLLTLIYTSGTTGQPKGVMLDYANIGAQLEGHDQRLSLSQTDVSLCFLPLSHVFERAWTFYVLYKGATNCYLQDTMQVRDALSEVRPTVMCAVPRFYEKIFSAIHEKVSKAPMIRKVLFTWAVNMGAKMAACDQEGRQPSLILKKSHQLADKLVLSKLRALLGGRINFMPCGGAKLDETIGRFFHAMGINVKLGYGMTETTATVSCWSDNSFNPDSIGMAMPGAQVKIGQNNEILVRGPMVMRGYYKMPEETAKTFDEHGFLKTGDAGHIDENGNLFITERIKELMKTSGGKYIAPQMIEGAIGKDHFIEQIAVIADTRKFVSALIVPCYDSLEEYAKELNIKYHDRVELIKHHQVLEMLEQRVNDLQQELAKFEQVKKFKLLPKAFSMDDGELTPTQKLRRKVINDKYQDEIEEMYSDTAMKK, via the coding sequence ATGGCCAACTTAGATTTTCATATTGTAAAAAGAATTCGTGAACAGATTGCCAAAAGCGGTGACCGTATTGCTCTAAAACACAAAGTGGGTGATATGTGGAATGGCATTAGCTGGAAGCAATTTGGTCAGCAAGTGGATGCTTTGTCACTTGCTTTGTTGGCTCATGGGATCCGAATTCAAGATAAGATCGGTATCTTCTCTAACAACATGCCGCAGTGGACAGTGGCGGACTTTGCTGCTCTTCAAATTCGCGCGGTCACTGTACCCATTTACCCAACGAACACAGCGGCTCAATCTGCGTATATCTTACAAGATGCAGATGTGAGAGTTCTATTTGTTGGTGAACAGGCTCAATTTGATGCTGCCGTGTCTATTTTTAATCAATGTGAACAACTAGAACTTATTGTTGCTATGTCTGATGATATTGATGTGGGGGAACACGGATTTGCCATCCGTTGGCAGAGACTCATTGCCAATGTAGATAAAACCCAACAGCAAGAACTCGATACTCGCTTAGAGCAAGCGAATTTAGATGATCTTCTCACTTTGATCTATACCTCAGGTACCACAGGTCAACCGAAAGGTGTGATGCTCGATTACGCCAATATCGGTGCTCAACTTGAAGGTCATGATCAGCGTTTAAGCCTATCGCAAACTGACGTTTCTCTTTGCTTTTTACCTCTTTCTCATGTTTTTGAACGAGCATGGACTTTCTACGTTCTGTATAAAGGTGCTACCAATTGTTATCTACAAGATACCATGCAAGTACGTGATGCCTTGAGTGAGGTGCGCCCGACAGTGATGTGTGCGGTTCCACGTTTTTACGAGAAAATCTTCTCAGCCATTCATGAAAAAGTCTCCAAGGCTCCGATGATTCGCAAGGTGTTGTTCACCTGGGCTGTGAATATGGGCGCTAAAATGGCCGCCTGTGATCAGGAAGGGCGTCAACCCTCTTTAATTTTGAAAAAGTCCCATCAGCTGGCTGACAAGTTGGTGCTGTCCAAGCTACGCGCTCTACTGGGTGGTCGAATTAACTTTATGCCATGTGGTGGTGCGAAGTTGGATGAGACGATTGGCCGCTTTTTCCATGCGATGGGAATTAACGTCAAGCTTGGCTATGGCATGACAGAAACGACAGCGACGGTGTCGTGTTGGTCAGACAATAGCTTCAACCCAGATTCCATAGGTATGGCGATGCCTGGCGCTCAAGTAAAAATCGGCCAAAACAATGAGATCCTAGTCCGCGGACCTATGGTAATGCGTGGTTACTACAAGATGCCAGAAGAGACGGCAAAAACGTTTGATGAGCATGGTTTCCTCAAAACCGGAGATGCGGGCCATATCGACGAAAATGGCAACTTGTTCATTACCGAACGCATTAAAGAGTTGATGAAAACATCAGGTGGCAAGTACATTGCGCCGCAGATGATCGAAGGAGCAATCGGCAAAGATCATTTTATTGAGCAGATTGCAGTGATTGCCGATACGCGTAAGTTTGTTTCTGCGCTTATTGTACCGTGCTACGACAGTTTGGAAGAGTACGCGAAAGAGCTGAACATAAAATATCATGATCGTGTTGAACTGATTAAGCATCATCAGGTGTTGGAAATGCTCGAACAACGAGTCAACGACCTACAGCAAGAGCTGGCGAAGTTTGAGCAGGTTAAGAAGTTCAAATTGTTACCAAAGGCTTTCTCAATGGATGATGGTGAACTAACACCAACACAGAAATTGCGTCGCAAGGTGATTAACGACAAATATCAGGACGAAATCGAAGAAATGTACAGTGATACGGCAATGAAAAAGTAA
- the leuO gene encoding transcriptional regulator LeuO, translated as MIDKKESMSAIASYRMESTLRGVDLNLLTVFDAVMQEQNITRAAHNLGMSQPAVSNAVARLKVMFNDELFMRQGRGIQPTQRARLLFGPVRQALQLIRNELPSSIFSPETSTRLFKLAICSPCDMRFAPRIMSTIHDQAPNVQLHLDAEFDRQLAERMRYQEIDFVVDYARFDEQGFSSTEIFQDELVVVASKSHPRIQDAVTAELLKGERHAKLSRVHGQRSFSEQAYRDLDVQAYYEGTSLSNVLYVVGQSELVTIAPRWMVENAANKEQLQILDFPFENGKISGFLSWHESSEKDKGHIWLRDQLMMICGEVVALD; from the coding sequence ATGATTGATAAGAAAGAATCTATGAGTGCGATTGCTAGCTACCGAATGGAAAGTACTCTACGTGGAGTAGATCTAAACCTTCTCACTGTTTTTGACGCAGTAATGCAAGAACAAAATATTACCCGTGCCGCTCATAACCTGGGCATGTCTCAACCAGCAGTAAGTAATGCGGTTGCACGCTTGAAAGTTATGTTCAATGACGAGCTATTTATGCGTCAGGGGCGTGGTATTCAACCGACTCAGCGTGCGCGTCTGTTGTTTGGTCCAGTTCGCCAAGCACTGCAACTTATCCGTAATGAGCTACCAAGCTCAATTTTCTCGCCTGAAACATCAACGCGTTTGTTTAAACTGGCGATCTGTAGTCCTTGTGATATGCGCTTTGCGCCTAGAATTATGTCGACAATTCACGATCAGGCTCCAAATGTACAGCTTCATCTTGATGCTGAATTTGACCGCCAATTAGCGGAGAGAATGCGCTATCAAGAAATCGACTTCGTGGTTGATTACGCACGTTTCGACGAACAAGGCTTCTCAAGTACAGAAATCTTCCAAGACGAGCTTGTTGTTGTTGCTTCTAAATCTCACCCACGTATTCAGGATGCCGTAACTGCTGAGCTTCTTAAAGGTGAGCGTCATGCAAAACTTTCTCGTGTTCATGGTCAGCGCAGTTTCTCTGAGCAAGCATACCGTGATCTAGATGTGCAGGCGTATTACGAAGGAACAAGCTTGAGCAACGTGCTTTACGTGGTTGGACAATCTGAGCTTGTGACTATCGCACCACGTTGGATGGTAGAAAATGCAGCGAACAAAGAACAGTTGCAAATACTGGATTTCCCATTTGAAAATGGCAAGATCAGTGGCTTCCTAAGCTGGCATGAATCAAGCGAAAAAGACAAAGGTCATATTTGGTTACGTGATCAGCTAATGATGATCTGCGGTGAAGTCGTTGCCCTAGACTAA
- a CDS encoding glycosyltransferase, with product MRVLYGVQGTGNGHIARARAMSYALKRRGIDVEFLFSGRAVDKYFSMEAFGDYHTRRGLTFVTESGQVNYHKTCLRNNLLTFCKEVRQLDLSDYDIVLNDFEPVSAWASKMQGKVSISISHQNAFRYSVPLKGASWLDKKIIKYFAPALHHIGLHWYHFDQPILPPIVHTHNEQVEGEDFVLVYLPFESIDDIAELLLRFSQQRFVCFHPEIRQEQIVDNVCYLPLSFQKFQYHLNRCNGVIANGGFELPSEALTLGKKLLLKPLSGQFEQMSNVATLEVLGLASCMDMLDASVVRHWLDDDQAESVTYPDVAEAIADWLIKGDWDNKSELTQTLWDKVDFPSYVTNI from the coding sequence ATGAGAGTTCTGTATGGGGTTCAAGGTACAGGAAATGGTCATATCGCTCGAGCTAGAGCAATGAGTTATGCACTCAAACGTCGGGGCATTGACGTTGAGTTTCTTTTTTCTGGTCGTGCAGTCGATAAATACTTTTCAATGGAAGCGTTTGGTGATTATCACACTCGACGTGGTTTGACATTTGTGACTGAGAGTGGCCAAGTCAATTACCATAAAACATGCCTGCGTAATAACTTACTCACTTTCTGTAAAGAGGTGAGGCAGCTTGATTTAAGTGATTATGATATCGTTTTGAATGATTTTGAGCCCGTTTCAGCATGGGCATCGAAAATGCAAGGCAAGGTTTCCATCAGTATCAGCCATCAGAATGCATTCCGATACTCTGTGCCTCTCAAAGGAGCGAGTTGGCTAGACAAAAAAATCATTAAGTACTTTGCTCCTGCTTTGCACCATATCGGTTTGCATTGGTACCACTTCGATCAACCCATTCTTCCTCCTATTGTTCATACCCATAATGAACAAGTCGAAGGTGAAGACTTTGTGCTCGTGTATTTGCCATTTGAGAGCATAGATGATATCGCGGAGCTATTGCTGCGATTCTCACAACAGCGATTTGTCTGCTTTCATCCGGAAATTAGGCAGGAGCAAATTGTCGACAATGTATGCTATTTGCCATTGAGTTTTCAGAAATTTCAATATCACCTTAATCGCTGTAACGGTGTTATTGCCAATGGTGGCTTTGAACTCCCATCGGAAGCTCTGACTCTAGGGAAAAAATTATTGCTTAAGCCCCTGAGTGGGCAGTTTGAGCAGATGAGTAATGTAGCAACCTTAGAAGTTCTAGGCCTAGCCAGTTGTATGGACATGCTTGACGCTTCTGTTGTACGTCATTGGCTCGATGACGATCAAGCGGAAAGCGTCACTTATCCCGATGTCGCTGAAGCGATTGCTGACTGGCTGATAAAAGGTGACTGGGATAACAAGTCTGAGCTAACTCAAACCTTGTGGGATAAAGTAGACTTTCCAAGTTACGTCACCAATATTTAG
- a CDS encoding phosphatase PAP2 family protein → MRSIEPIAKFDLAFSLFCLQHKFSYPLSRWSKAVSHTGDGHLYAVIGLVAWWFGGEIGTLFLLAGLIAFAVELPIYWTAKNLFKRRRPEELSELVTSFITPSDRYSLPSGHTAAAFLMATLISHFYIDLEMFVFLWAALIAASRILLGVHFLTDVVLGALLGIGCAQIGLSVIMGV, encoded by the coding sequence ATGCGTTCAATCGAACCAATCGCCAAGTTTGATTTGGCATTCTCACTGTTTTGTCTACAACATAAATTCTCATATCCACTCTCTCGATGGAGCAAAGCCGTCTCTCACACGGGAGATGGGCATTTGTATGCTGTGATAGGCCTTGTCGCTTGGTGGTTTGGTGGCGAAATCGGTACGCTCTTTTTACTGGCCGGTTTGATTGCCTTTGCCGTGGAGCTACCTATCTACTGGACAGCTAAAAACCTCTTTAAACGTCGCCGACCAGAAGAGCTATCTGAACTGGTGACGTCCTTCATTACACCTTCAGATCGTTACAGCTTGCCTTCAGGGCATACAGCCGCCGCTTTTTTAATGGCTACGCTGATCAGTCACTTTTACATCGACCTAGAAATGTTTGTCTTTTTATGGGCGGCTTTGATTGCAGCTTCTCGTATTTTACTGGGTGTCCACTTTCTAACAGATGTGGTACTCGGTGCACTATTGGGTATTGGTTGCGCTCAAATTGGACTATCTGTGATCATGGGAGTGTAA
- a CDS encoding phosphatase PAP2 family protein, which translates to MRAVDPIIKFDLALSSFCLGHRFNLPLAKLSRLISHTGDGHLYLLIGLIAWALDTTTGAAFLKVGILAFIIELPIYWVLKNGFRRRRPYDCSESLTSFIQPADQYSLPSGHTAAGFLMATLIASFYPQYAIAAYGWAAAVSTSRIFLGVHFFTDIVIGAGLGIACAKLALMLTM; encoded by the coding sequence GTGCGTGCCGTTGATCCCATCATCAAATTTGACTTGGCATTGTCCTCATTTTGCTTAGGTCATCGCTTTAATCTGCCGCTGGCTAAGCTGAGTCGCCTGATTTCTCATACTGGAGATGGGCATCTGTATTTGCTGATTGGCCTGATCGCTTGGGCGCTGGATACGACCACAGGTGCCGCTTTTCTTAAAGTCGGCATTCTGGCATTTATCATCGAATTACCCATTTACTGGGTTTTGAAGAATGGTTTTCGGCGCCGTCGTCCCTATGATTGTTCCGAATCACTCACCTCATTTATTCAACCAGCGGATCAGTATAGCTTGCCATCCGGTCATACTGCGGCTGGATTTTTGATGGCTACATTAATTGCGAGCTTTTACCCTCAATATGCGATTGCAGCGTACGGCTGGGCGGCAGCAGTGAGCACCTCACGTATTTTTCTGGGCGTGCACTTCTTCACTGATATCGTGATAGGGGCGGGTTTGGGCATTGCGTGTGCCAAGCTGGCGTTGATGTTAACGATGTAA
- the leuA gene encoding 2-isopropylmalate synthase — protein MNDQVIIFDTTLRDGEQALSASLTVKEKLQIAYALERLGVDVIEAGFPVSSPGDFESVQTIAKHVKDSRVCALARAVAKDIDAAGEALKIADQFRIHTFISTSTVHVQDKLRRSYDDVVEMAVKAVKHARRYTDDVEFSCEDAGRTPIDNLCRMVEAAINAGANTINIPDTVGYTVPNEFGGIIQTLFDRVPNIDKAIISVHCHDDLGMSVANSIAAVQAGARQIEGTINGIGERAGNCSLEEIAMIIKTRQEFLGVHTGLKHDEIHRTSKLVSQLCNMPIQSNKAIVGANAFSHSSGIHQDGMLKNKNTYEIMTPESIGLKNQALNLTSRSGRAAVKSHMDSMGYKEDEYNLDALYEDFLKLADRKGQVFDYDLEALMHFSNLREEDDFYKLNYLSVQSGSVMATTSIKLQCGDKETSEAAVGNGPVDALYQCIYRVTGYDIVLDKFDLTAKGEGEDGLGQADIIANYKGRKYHGTGVSTDIVEASGQALLHVINSIHRADKIAEIKQQKIATV, from the coding sequence ATGAACGATCAAGTCATTATTTTCGACACCACGTTGCGTGATGGCGAACAAGCGTTGTCAGCAAGCTTGACAGTTAAAGAGAAACTGCAGATTGCCTATGCGCTAGAAAGGCTAGGTGTTGATGTCATTGAAGCGGGGTTTCCTGTCTCATCTCCTGGTGACTTCGAATCCGTGCAGACCATCGCCAAACACGTAAAAGACAGCCGAGTCTGTGCGCTAGCACGTGCCGTTGCGAAAGACATTGACGCTGCAGGCGAAGCGTTAAAAATCGCTGATCAATTCCGTATTCATACCTTCATTTCTACTTCCACCGTTCACGTCCAAGACAAACTACGCCGCAGTTATGATGACGTTGTCGAGATGGCAGTCAAAGCGGTAAAACACGCCCGTCGCTACACTGATGATGTCGAATTTTCCTGTGAAGATGCTGGCCGTACCCCAATTGACAATTTATGTCGCATGGTTGAGGCCGCTATCAACGCTGGTGCTAACACGATCAACATTCCTGATACCGTTGGTTACACAGTGCCAAACGAGTTTGGCGGAATTATCCAAACTCTGTTTGATCGTGTTCCAAATATTGATAAAGCCATTATTTCTGTTCACTGTCACGATGACTTAGGTATGTCAGTCGCTAACTCAATTGCAGCTGTTCAAGCAGGCGCACGACAAATTGAGGGTACGATCAATGGTATTGGTGAACGAGCGGGGAACTGCTCTCTAGAAGAAATCGCGATGATTATCAAGACTCGTCAGGAATTCTTGGGTGTTCACACTGGTCTTAAGCATGATGAGATTCATCGCACCAGTAAATTGGTCAGTCAGTTATGTAACATGCCAATCCAAAGCAACAAGGCAATTGTTGGTGCCAACGCATTCAGTCACTCTTCGGGCATCCACCAAGATGGCATGCTAAAGAACAAAAACACTTACGAAATCATGACCCCAGAGTCAATCGGTCTGAAAAATCAAGCGTTGAACCTAACCAGCCGCAGTGGACGTGCTGCAGTGAAAAGCCACATGGATAGCATGGGCTACAAAGAAGACGAGTACAACTTGGATGCGCTATACGAAGACTTCTTGAAACTGGCTGACCGCAAAGGCCAAGTCTTTGACTACGATTTAGAAGCGCTAATGCACTTTTCTAACTTGCGTGAAGAAGACGATTTCTACAAATTGAACTACCTAAGCGTTCAGTCAGGTAGCGTCATGGCAACCACAAGTATTAAACTGCAATGTGGTGATAAAGAGACGTCTGAAGCTGCGGTAGGGAACGGCCCTGTTGACGCGCTTTACCAATGTATCTATCGCGTCACCGGATATGATATCGTGCTAGACAAGTTTGATTTAACCGCGAAAGGCGAAGGTGAAGACGGGCTTGGTCAGGCTGACATTATTGCCAACTACAAAGGTCGTAAATACCACGGTACTGGTGTATCAACAGACATCGTAGAAGCTTCTGGTCAAGCACTACTGCACGTAATCAACAGCATTCACCGTGCAGATAAGATTGCCGAAATCAAACAGCAAAAAATCGCAACAGTATAA
- the leuD gene encoding 3-isopropylmalate dehydratase small subunit, giving the protein MSGFKQHTGLVVPLDAANVDTDAIIPKQFLQKVSRLGFGKHLFHDWRFLDDAGEQPNPEFVMNAPRYQGASILLARENFGCGSSREHAPWALADYGIKAMIAPSFADIFYGNSINNQMVPVRLTEQEVDEIFQFVEANEGAQVEVDLEANRVRANGKEYSFEIDEFRRHCLLNGLDNIGLTLQHEDKIADYESKIPSFLK; this is encoded by the coding sequence ATGTCAGGTTTTAAACAACACACAGGCTTAGTCGTTCCTCTAGATGCCGCGAACGTCGATACCGATGCCATTATCCCTAAACAATTCCTACAAAAAGTTTCTCGCTTGGGTTTTGGTAAACACCTATTCCATGATTGGCGCTTCCTAGATGATGCAGGTGAGCAGCCAAACCCAGAGTTTGTAATGAATGCACCTCGTTATCAAGGTGCCTCTATCCTACTCGCTCGCGAAAACTTTGGCTGTGGTTCCTCACGTGAACACGCTCCGTGGGCACTGGCAGACTATGGCATCAAGGCGATGATCGCGCCAAGCTTTGCCGATATTTTCTATGGCAACTCAATCAACAACCAAATGGTACCGGTTCGTCTCACAGAGCAAGAAGTCGATGAAATCTTCCAATTTGTAGAGGCAAATGAAGGGGCACAGGTTGAGGTCGACTTAGAAGCCAACCGAGTTCGCGCAAACGGTAAAGAGTATTCATTTGAGATCGACGAATTCCGTCGTCACTGCTTGCTAAATGGCTTGGACAACATCGGTTTGACACTCCAGCACGAAGATAAAATTGCCGATTACGAAAGTAAGATTCCCTCATTTCTCAAGTAA
- a CDS encoding DUF547 domain-containing protein: protein MRLFLAFIAALISFHASSAPKSELWPYWNTSNESNTTKVDHQPWQQILDKYLITEGEYTLFKYSSVSVQDKQQLNDYIVQLSHINPLQLSKAEQYPYWVNLYNAITVDLILDAYPIKSITKLGGLFSFGPWGDEVVSINGKELTLNDIEHQILRPIWNDPRTHYAVNCASLGCPNLQSQAFTAENTEALLEQAATTFINSEKGVLIKSGNTQLSSIYDWFADDFGNKQELIQHLAKYRPELESLNGKFSYAYDWDLNGKE, encoded by the coding sequence ATGAGACTCTTTCTTGCTTTTATCGCCGCGTTGATATCTTTCCACGCTTCCTCTGCTCCCAAATCTGAACTTTGGCCCTACTGGAATACCAGTAATGAATCTAATACCACCAAAGTTGACCATCAGCCTTGGCAACAAATACTCGATAAATATCTCATCACGGAAGGCGAATACACCCTTTTTAAATACTCATCAGTCAGTGTCCAAGATAAACAACAACTCAATGACTACATAGTTCAATTGAGTCATATCAATCCACTTCAGTTAAGCAAAGCTGAGCAGTACCCTTACTGGGTAAATTTATATAACGCGATTACCGTCGATTTGATTTTAGACGCTTACCCAATCAAATCGATCACAAAATTAGGTGGGTTATTCAGTTTTGGTCCTTGGGGAGATGAAGTGGTTTCCATCAATGGAAAAGAGCTCACGCTGAATGATATTGAACATCAAATTTTACGCCCGATATGGAATGATCCAAGAACCCATTATGCGGTCAACTGTGCTAGCTTAGGCTGTCCAAACCTGCAATCTCAGGCGTTTACTGCTGAAAATACAGAAGCCTTACTTGAGCAAGCAGCGACCACCTTCATAAACAGTGAAAAAGGCGTGCTCATCAAAAGTGGTAATACTCAACTATCTTCCATTTATGATTGGTTTGCTGATGACTTTGGTAATAAACAAGAGTTGATCCAACACCTAGCTAAATATCGCCCAGAGTTAGAAAGTCTGAACGGCAAATTTAGTTATGCGTACGATTGGGATTTGAATGGTAAGGAATAG
- a CDS encoding HD-GYP domain-containing protein, protein MASIKITVDRLQPGLHIRLPVKWNEHPFLFNSFKIKDEEQIRLIRHLGIKHVFMNPNQSDTQPLPPSTETEKKDDASAEEIDLEAQKLWKEKQDRIEKLSAYRRRVINCEKEFERSLSRMRAVMNKIRNRPEQAVDEAAQLVDDIVDKLLSDDHVTLHLMNGKSEFEDIYFHCLNVSVIAMMIAQAKKLEAQKIKEVAFAALFHDMGKVKVPSAIVRKQTPLSEPEKNYLKLHTKYGLDIANNMESFPESARTVIAQHHELNDGSGYPEGLKGEHIDELTQIISVANAYDNLCHSNVPSEQKIPYVALSHLYKNCKHLYNNENLNILIKFMGIYPPGTVVQLSNDMVGLVISVNARNILFPNVLIYDPSVPRTQAPIIDLAEKEIKIVNAILPNKLPDKVREYLNPRSRVSYFFDSDD, encoded by the coding sequence GTGGCTAGCATAAAAATCACCGTAGACAGGCTCCAGCCAGGGTTGCATATCCGACTCCCAGTCAAATGGAATGAGCACCCGTTTTTGTTTAATAGCTTTAAGATTAAAGACGAGGAACAGATCCGTTTGATTCGTCACTTAGGCATTAAGCATGTCTTTATGAATCCGAATCAAAGTGATACTCAACCTCTTCCCCCTTCGACTGAGACTGAGAAAAAGGATGATGCTTCAGCAGAGGAGATCGATCTTGAAGCACAGAAGTTATGGAAAGAGAAACAAGATCGGATTGAAAAGCTCAGTGCGTATCGGCGCAGAGTGATCAATTGCGAAAAAGAGTTTGAGCGCTCACTATCGAGAATGCGTGCAGTAATGAATAAAATTCGCAACCGACCAGAACAGGCCGTGGATGAAGCTGCGCAGTTGGTTGATGATATCGTTGATAAGCTACTTAGTGATGATCATGTCACTTTACACCTGATGAACGGTAAAAGTGAATTTGAAGATATTTATTTCCATTGCCTCAATGTGTCCGTCATCGCCATGATGATAGCCCAAGCTAAGAAGCTTGAAGCGCAGAAAATTAAAGAAGTCGCTTTTGCTGCTCTTTTCCACGATATGGGAAAAGTCAAAGTTCCTTCTGCAATTGTACGCAAGCAGACCCCTTTAAGTGAACCAGAAAAGAACTATCTTAAACTGCATACTAAATACGGTTTGGATATCGCGAATAATATGGAGAGCTTTCCTGAAAGTGCAAGAACGGTCATCGCCCAGCACCATGAGTTGAATGATGGCTCGGGTTATCCAGAAGGTTTGAAAGGGGAGCATATTGATGAGCTGACGCAAATTATCTCAGTAGCTAATGCTTACGACAATCTGTGCCACAGCAACGTTCCTTCAGAGCAAAAGATACCTTATGTGGCACTTTCTCATCTATATAAGAATTGTAAGCATCTATACAACAACGAAAACCTAAATATCCTAATTAAGTTCATGGGCATCTACCCTCCGGGAACCGTGGTACAATTGTCTAATGATATGGTGGGGTTAGTGATATCGGTGAATGCACGTAACATTCTTTTCCCCAACGTCCTTATCTATGACCCCTCGGTTCCGAGAACGCAAGCCCCCATCATCGATTTGGCGGAGAAGGAAATAAAGATAGTCAATGCTATTCTGCCAAATAAACTGCCAGATAAAGTTCGCGAGTATTTAAACCCACGCTCAAGGGTCTCTTATTTCTTCGACAGTGATGACTAG